From one Rhizobium rosettiformans genomic stretch:
- a CDS encoding glutathione S-transferase family protein, translating to MIRLYDYHLDENGFRVRLLLSMLGLSFETVAVDKAPGREQEKPHMLALNPTGTLPILEDGDVRLFGTAAILAYLVRAHAPDSPWLPADAADFGRVQQWLGFSGRELKPAIDAREAALFTTEGASEADLKAARKAFRIMEDHMTLRQIEGSDWFVGNAPSLADLALLPSFALSRDCGIDHDEYPALRRWLRRFRALPGFITMPGVPDYH from the coding sequence ATGATCAGGCTCTACGACTACCACCTCGACGAAAACGGCTTTCGCGTCCGCCTGCTCCTCTCCATGCTCGGCCTCTCCTTCGAGACGGTTGCCGTCGACAAGGCACCGGGCCGCGAGCAGGAAAAGCCGCATATGCTGGCCCTCAACCCGACCGGCACGCTGCCGATCCTCGAAGACGGCGATGTCAGGTTGTTCGGCACGGCGGCGATCCTGGCTTATCTCGTCCGCGCCCATGCGCCTGACAGTCCCTGGCTGCCCGCCGATGCCGCAGACTTCGGACGCGTCCAGCAATGGCTGGGCTTTTCCGGCCGAGAACTGAAACCCGCAATCGACGCCCGCGAGGCGGCCCTCTTCACCACCGAAGGCGCAAGCGAGGCCGACCTGAAGGCGGCGCGAAAAGCCTTCCGCATCATGGAAGACCACATGACGCTGCGGCAGATCGAAGGCTCGGACTGGTTCGTCGGCAACGCCCCGTCACTCGCCGACCTCGCCCTCCTGCCCAGCTTTGCGCTTTCGCGTGACTGCGGCATCGACCATGACGAATACCCCGCCCTTCGCCGCTGGCTGCGCCGCTTCCGCGCGCTGCCTGGCTTCATCACCATGCCGGGCGTACCGGATTACCATTGA
- a CDS encoding Rieske (2Fe-2S) protein, producing MTSTSPWIPVALSADVEAGTSAGTLVNGEERVVWRDDKGEIHVWEDRCPHRGMRMSFGFVRGDHIACLYHGWRYDTGGQCRYIPAHPDLEVPQTIKVPTFAATERAGIIWMAPDGADAADLSTLPETAEAVRSLFLDLATNAALLAVTAAPPDGYRPVESGTGLVTFQGNDLTVLIAGQPRDAGRTALHITVSGHTSAATRRDLILWATDLRNRLEAQTTEAA from the coding sequence ATGACATCAACCTCTCCCTGGATCCCCGTTGCCCTTTCCGCGGACGTCGAGGCCGGCACCTCTGCCGGCACCCTCGTCAACGGCGAGGAGCGCGTCGTCTGGCGTGACGACAAGGGCGAAATCCATGTCTGGGAGGACCGCTGTCCGCATCGCGGCATGCGCATGAGCTTCGGCTTCGTGCGCGGCGACCACATCGCCTGCCTCTATCACGGCTGGCGCTACGACACGGGTGGCCAATGTCGCTACATTCCGGCGCACCCGGATCTCGAGGTGCCCCAGACCATCAAGGTCCCGACCTTTGCCGCAACCGAACGCGCCGGGATAATCTGGATGGCACCGGACGGGGCGGATGCAGCGGACCTCTCGACGCTTCCCGAGACGGCCGAAGCCGTCCGCAGCCTGTTTCTCGACCTGGCGACGAATGCGGCTTTGCTGGCGGTGACGGCAGCTCCACCCGACGGGTATCGTCCGGTCGAGAGTGGGACTGGCTTGGTTACCTTCCAAGGTAACGACCTGACAGTGCTGATCGCAGGCCAACCCCGCGACGCCGGCCGGACGGCCCTGCACATCACGGTGAGCGGACACACCTCCGCAGCCACCCGCCGCGACCTGATCCTATGGGCGACCGACCTGCGCAACCGGCTCGAAGCCCAGACGACGGAGGCGGCGTGA
- a CDS encoding acyl-CoA carboxylase subunit beta, producing MLTILDQLEARRDEARLGGGEKRIAAQHGKGKLTARERIEVLLDEGSFEEYDMYVTHRCVDFGMAEQKVPGDGVVTGWGTINGRQVYVFSQDFTVLGGSLSETHAQKICKIMDMAMKVGAPVIGLNDSGGARIQEGVASLAGYADVFKRNVDASGVIPQISVIMGPCAGGAVYSPAMTDFIFMVRDSSYMFVTGPDVVKTVTNEIVTAEELGGASTHTKKSSVADGAYENDIEALEQVRLLFDFLPLNNREKPPVRPFHDDPSRIEMRLDTLIPDSSNKPYDMKELIHALADEGDFFEIQEAFAKNIITGFIRMEGQTVGVVANQPMVLAGCLDIDSSRKAARFVRFCDAFSIPILTLVDVPGFLPGTAQEYGGVIKHGAKLLFAYSQATVPMVTLITRKAYGGAYDVMASKHIGADINYAWPTAEIAVMGAKGATEILYRSELGDAEKIAARTKEYEVNFANPFKAAERGFIDEVIMPHSSRRRIAKAFASLRNKQVGTHWKKHDTIPL from the coding sequence ATGCTGACGATCCTGGACCAGCTCGAAGCCCGTCGCGACGAGGCCCGCCTCGGCGGCGGCGAAAAGCGCATTGCCGCCCAGCACGGCAAGGGCAAGCTGACCGCCCGAGAGCGCATCGAGGTCCTGCTCGACGAAGGCTCGTTCGAAGAATACGACATGTATGTCACCCATCGCTGCGTGGATTTTGGCATGGCCGAACAGAAGGTGCCGGGCGACGGCGTGGTTACCGGCTGGGGCACGATCAACGGCCGCCAGGTCTACGTCTTCTCCCAGGATTTCACCGTGCTCGGCGGATCGCTGTCGGAAACCCATGCCCAGAAGATCTGCAAGATCATGGACATGGCGATGAAGGTGGGAGCGCCCGTTATCGGCCTGAATGATAGTGGCGGCGCCCGCATCCAGGAAGGTGTCGCCTCGCTGGCCGGCTATGCCGATGTCTTCAAGCGCAATGTCGATGCCTCAGGCGTCATCCCGCAGATCTCCGTCATCATGGGCCCCTGCGCCGGCGGTGCCGTCTATTCGCCCGCCATGACCGATTTCATCTTCATGGTGCGGGATAGCTCCTACATGTTCGTCACCGGTCCCGACGTGGTGAAGACCGTGACCAACGAGATCGTCACGGCGGAAGAACTCGGCGGCGCCTCGACGCACACGAAAAAGTCCTCCGTCGCCGATGGCGCCTATGAGAACGATATCGAAGCCCTGGAACAGGTCCGCCTGCTCTTCGATTTCCTGCCGCTCAACAACCGCGAAAAGCCCCCCGTTCGCCCCTTCCATGACGATCCCTCGCGCATCGAGATGCGGCTGGACACGCTGATCCCCGACAGCTCCAACAAGCCCTATGACATGAAGGAGCTCATCCATGCGCTGGCCGACGAGGGTGATTTCTTTGAGATTCAGGAAGCCTTCGCCAAGAATATCATCACCGGCTTCATCCGCATGGAAGGCCAGACGGTCGGCGTCGTCGCCAACCAGCCCATGGTGCTGGCCGGCTGCCTCGACATCGATTCATCGCGCAAGGCCGCCCGCTTCGTCCGCTTCTGCGATGCCTTCTCGATCCCGATCCTGACGCTGGTCGACGTGCCCGGCTTCCTGCCCGGCACCGCCCAGGAATATGGCGGCGTCATCAAGCACGGCGCCAAGCTCTTGTTCGCCTATAGCCAGGCGACCGTGCCGATGGTGACCCTGATCACCCGCAAGGCCTATGGCGGCGCCTATGACGTCATGGCCTCCAAGCATATCGGCGCCGATATCAACTATGCCTGGCCGACGGCGGAAATCGCAGTCATGGGCGCCAAGGGGGCGACCGAAATCCTCTACCGTTCGGAACTCGGCGACGCAGAAAAGATCGCGGCGCGGACCAAGGAGTACGAAGTCAACTTCGCCAACCCCTTCAAGGCCGCCGAACGCGGCTTCATCGACGAAGTGATCATGCCGCATTCCTCCCGCCGCCGGATTGCCAAGGCCTTTGCGAGCCTCAGGAACAAGCAGGTCGGCACGCATTGGAAGAAGCACGACACGATCCCGTTGTAA
- a CDS encoding DUF2442 domain-containing protein, with protein MTTLDIDERQLQVRSVDVTDDSIIFDMMDGRRIVAPLWWYPRLAKASPEQRAKGEILPFGDAVGWEEIDEYISAKALIIGGAAPGAVPPAQAAE; from the coding sequence ATGACCACTTTGGACATTGATGAGCGGCAACTGCAAGTCCGCTCCGTGGACGTCACGGACGACAGCATCATCTTCGACATGATGGATGGGCGCAGGATCGTGGCGCCGCTCTGGTGGTATCCGCGCCTCGCCAAGGCCTCTCCCGAGCAGCGTGCCAAGGGTGAGATTCTCCCCTTTGGTGACGCCGTCGGCTGGGAAGAGATCGACGAATACATCAGCGCCAAGGCGCTCATCATCGGAGGTGCCGCTCCCGGCGCCGTCCCACCTGCTCAAGCTGCCGAGTGA
- a CDS encoding enoyl-CoA hydratase/isomerase family protein: protein MRYLEADYQGEEILTAKKGALGLIALNRPRVLNSLSHDMVLAFGKALDAFEADRQVAAVLVTGEGERGLCAGGDIRMFYESGKAGDTKASEFLKAEYRLNARIARFKKPYVVVMDGITMGGGVGVSSHGSHRIVTETTKLAMPETGIGFFPDIGATWLLSRASGELGTWMGLTGEAVNGADAITAGFADWFVPQDRVAELLERIAALPAPALGATIASIIRDYTVDGPTGIFSEGRTMIDRCFAFDTVEEIIAALEEEGSELATRTLIAMRAKSPTSLKVTLRMLREARRSKDLETCLEREFAGTCQVVKVPDFYEGIRAAIIDKDRNPKWSPATLEDVAPESVEAFFVARDERLFG, encoded by the coding sequence ATGCGGTATCTGGAGGCGGACTATCAGGGCGAGGAAATCCTGACGGCGAAAAAGGGCGCGCTTGGCCTGATCGCCCTCAACCGTCCACGTGTGCTGAACAGTCTCTCCCACGACATGGTCCTCGCCTTTGGCAAGGCGCTCGATGCCTTCGAGGCAGACCGCCAAGTGGCCGCCGTCCTCGTCACCGGCGAAGGCGAACGCGGGCTTTGCGCCGGCGGCGATATCAGGATGTTCTATGAAAGCGGCAAGGCCGGCGACACCAAGGCCTCCGAATTTCTCAAGGCCGAATACCGCCTGAACGCCCGCATCGCCCGCTTCAAAAAGCCCTATGTCGTCGTGATGGACGGCATCACCATGGGCGGCGGCGTCGGTGTCTCCAGCCATGGCAGCCACCGCATCGTCACCGAAACCACGAAACTCGCCATGCCCGAAACCGGCATCGGCTTCTTCCCCGACATCGGCGCCACCTGGCTTCTCTCCCGCGCATCCGGCGAACTCGGCACCTGGATGGGGCTAACAGGTGAAGCGGTGAACGGCGCTGACGCCATCACCGCAGGCTTTGCCGACTGGTTCGTTCCGCAGGACCGGGTGGCCGAACTGCTGGAGCGGATCGCCGCCCTCCCCGCACCCGCTCTCGGGGCAACCATCGCCTCGATCATCCGCGACTACACGGTGGACGGCCCGACCGGCATCTTTTCCGAAGGCCGCACCATGATCGACCGCTGCTTCGCCTTCGACACGGTAGAGGAGATCATCGCCGCCCTCGAAGAGGAAGGCAGCGAACTCGCGACGCGCACCCTCATCGCCATGCGCGCGAAGTCACCGACCAGCCTGAAGGTGACGCTCCGCATGCTGCGCGAGGCCCGCCGCTCCAAGGACCTCGAAACCTGCCTCGAACGCGAATTCGCCGGCACCTGCCAAGTGGTCAAGGTACCCGACTTCTACGAAGGCATCCGGGCTGCGATCATCGACAAGGACCGCAACCCGAAATGGTCCCCGGCGACGCTGGAGGATGTGGCGCCGGAGAGTGTCGAGGCGTTTTTTGTCGCGAGAGATGAGCGGTTGTTTGGGTAG
- a CDS encoding D-2-hydroxyacid dehydrogenase — protein sequence MIRIVFLDRDTLSPETVVRAPSVPHEMVVHARTAPHDVAERIRDADVVITNKAPVRAEALAGAAKLKLIAVSATGTDIVDLAEARTRGIAVCNIRNYAKHTVPEHTFALMLALRRSILPYRQSVIEGRWQQAAQFCYFDYPIADLGGSTLGIIGHGTLGQSVGRIAEAFGMTVLAAGRRGATDLKPGQTAFDEVLKRSDVITLHCPLTPETRGVIGIREFALMERRPLLINTGRGGLVDELALEKALDTGQISGAGFDVTDGEPPAANSPMMRIASRENVILTPHVAWASREAIQALADQLIENIELFLAGTPRNLVG from the coding sequence ATGATCCGCATCGTCTTTCTCGACCGGGACACGCTGTCGCCGGAAACCGTGGTCCGCGCGCCCTCCGTGCCGCATGAAATGGTGGTCCATGCCCGCACCGCACCGCATGACGTGGCGGAGCGCATCCGCGACGCAGATGTGGTGATCACCAACAAGGCCCCTGTCCGTGCCGAGGCTCTGGCTGGTGCTGCGAAGCTGAAACTGATTGCCGTCTCCGCCACCGGCACCGACATTGTCGATCTTGCGGAAGCCAGGACGCGAGGCATCGCCGTCTGCAATATCCGCAATTATGCGAAACACACGGTGCCCGAACACACCTTCGCGCTGATGCTGGCGCTGCGCCGTTCGATCCTGCCCTATCGCCAGTCGGTGATCGAGGGACGCTGGCAGCAGGCCGCGCAATTCTGTTATTTCGATTACCCCATCGCGGATCTCGGCGGCTCGACGCTCGGCATCATCGGCCATGGCACACTCGGCCAGTCCGTCGGGCGCATCGCCGAGGCCTTCGGCATGACCGTGCTGGCCGCCGGTCGTCGCGGCGCAACCGACCTCAAACCCGGCCAGACGGCTTTCGACGAGGTCCTGAAGCGCTCTGACGTCATCACCCTGCACTGCCCGCTGACACCGGAAACGCGCGGCGTGATCGGCATCAGAGAATTCGCCCTGATGGAGCGCCGCCCGCTGCTGATCAACACCGGACGCGGAGGCCTCGTCGATGAACTGGCGCTGGAAAAGGCCCTCGATACCGGCCAGATCTCCGGCGCCGGCTTTGATGTCACCGATGGCGAACCGCCCGCAGCCAACAGTCCGATGATGCGGATTGCATCACGCGAAAACGTCATCCTCACCCCGCATGTCGCCTGGGCAAGCCGCGAGGCGATCCAGGCGCTGGCCGACCAGCTGATCGAGAACATCGAGCTCTTTCTAGCCGGCACGCCCCGCAATCTTGTTGGCTGA
- a CDS encoding DUF4160 domain-containing protein, which yields MPTLLLWKGHRFLFYSKEIGEPPHIHVLKDGKQLKVWLRDLGVARNAGFAAHEVNAILKVVAEHRQGFEEAWNDHFGH from the coding sequence ATGCCGACACTCCTTCTCTGGAAAGGACATCGTTTTCTTTTCTACTCGAAGGAAATTGGCGAGCCGCCACATATTCACGTCCTGAAGGACGGAAAGCAGTTGAAAGTGTGGTTGCGGGATCTCGGTGTTGCCCGCAACGCAGGCTTCGCGGCACATGAGGTGAATGCTATCCTCAAAGTCGTCGCGGAACACCGGCAGGGTTTCGAGGAGGCGTGGAATGACCACTTTGGACATTGA
- the yghU gene encoding glutathione-dependent disulfide-bond oxidoreductase yields the protein MTETKFPPEKNLPAGYQPPKVWMWEPGNGGAFASINRPIAGATHDKERPVGKHPLQLYSLGTPNGQKVTILLEELLAAGHEGAEYDAWLINIGKGDQFSSGFVEVNPNSKIPALMDHAPVDGGEPIRLFESASIMTYLAEKFDAFLPTETRARAETLNWLFWQMGSAPFLGGGFGHFYTYAPMKIQYAIDRYAMEVKRQMDVLNRHLADNEFMAGKDYTIADMAIWPWYGRLALHGAYDDAGTFLSVDEYEHVQRWTKQLAARPGVKRGAIVNKTSGPLSEQLHERHDASDFDTMTQDKLAGQA from the coding sequence ATGACCGAGACAAAATTCCCGCCCGAGAAGAACCTGCCCGCAGGCTATCAGCCGCCGAAGGTCTGGATGTGGGAGCCCGGCAATGGCGGCGCCTTTGCCAGCATCAACCGCCCGATTGCGGGTGCGACGCATGACAAGGAACGCCCGGTCGGCAAACATCCGCTACAGCTCTATTCGCTGGGCACGCCGAACGGCCAGAAGGTGACGATCCTGCTCGAGGAACTGCTGGCGGCAGGCCATGAAGGTGCTGAATACGATGCCTGGCTGATCAATATCGGCAAGGGCGACCAGTTTTCCTCCGGTTTCGTCGAGGTCAATCCCAATTCCAAGATCCCGGCCTTGATGGACCATGCGCCTGTTGATGGCGGAGAGCCGATCCGGCTGTTCGAGAGTGCCTCGATCATGACCTATCTCGCGGAGAAATTCGACGCCTTCCTCCCGACCGAGACTCGCGCCCGCGCTGAAACATTGAACTGGCTGTTCTGGCAGATGGGCTCCGCACCCTTCCTTGGCGGCGGCTTTGGCCATTTCTACACCTATGCGCCGATGAAGATCCAATATGCCATCGACCGCTACGCCATGGAGGTGAAGCGCCAGATGGATGTGCTGAACCGCCACCTCGCCGACAACGAGTTCATGGCTGGCAAGGATTACACGATTGCCGACATGGCGATCTGGCCCTGGTATGGCCGGCTTGCCCTGCATGGCGCCTATGACGATGCCGGCACCTTCCTCTCGGTCGACGAATACGAACATGTCCAGCGCTGGACGAAGCAGCTCGCAGCCCGCCCGGGTGTGAAACGTGGCGCGATCGTCAACAAGACCTCCGGCCCGCTTTCCGAACAGCTGCATGAACGCCACGATGCCTCCGACTTCGATACGATGACGCAGGACAAACTGGCCGGTCAGGCGTGA
- a CDS encoding AbrB/MazE/SpoVT family DNA-binding domain-containing protein yields the protein MPFKKKIRRQRNSAILSIPSALLRRLNVEPGDLLTLDVQDGVLIGRPVDRSIRRYTLAELLVGADQLAQLNASVREHMDSPSVGREL from the coding sequence ATGCCGTTCAAGAAAAAGATCCGCAGACAACGCAACTCGGCTATTCTCAGCATTCCGTCCGCACTTCTGCGGCGCTTGAATGTCGAGCCCGGTGACCTTCTCACGCTCGATGTACAGGATGGTGTTTTGATCGGTCGGCCGGTTGACCGCTCAATCCGACGTTATACCCTGGCCGAGCTCTTGGTCGGCGCGGATCAATTGGCCCAGCTTAACGCCTCTGTCCGCGAGCATATGGATTCACCGTCCGTCGGTCGCGAACTCTAG
- a CDS encoding type II toxin-antitoxin system RelE/ParE family toxin, with amino-acid sequence MAYEIRRTKDSIQDLDAIFDHLVSTYLGFGDELQVAYERAGKRVRGITADMFALAAYPHRGTLDAGLGFGLRHFSKDNAVIYFRIDEAAKVVHVLAVFFGGQDHQRHMLKRLS; translated from the coding sequence ATGGCCTATGAAATCAGGCGTACCAAAGACAGCATCCAAGATCTCGATGCAATCTTCGACCACCTGGTAAGCACCTATCTTGGCTTCGGCGACGAATTGCAGGTTGCCTATGAGCGGGCGGGGAAGCGGGTTCGCGGAATAACGGCAGACATGTTTGCGCTGGCCGCCTATCCACATCGCGGCACGCTCGATGCAGGCCTTGGCTTCGGCCTTCGACACTTTTCGAAAGACAATGCTGTCATTTATTTCCGTATAGACGAGGCAGCTAAAGTCGTTCACGTCCTTGCCGTCTTCTTCGGCGGGCAGGACCATCAGCGGCATATGCTGAAGCGGCTGTCCTAG
- a CDS encoding acetyl-CoA carboxylase biotin carboxylase subunit, translated as MIQKILIANRGEIACRVIKTAKKLGIKTVAVYSDADRNALHVEMADEAVFIGPAPSNQSYIVIDKILDAIRQTGADAVHPGYGFLSENAAFAEALEKAGVTFIGPPVDAIQAMGDKITSKKLAAEAGVSTVPGHMGLIADANEAVKISDQIGYPVMIKASAGGGGKGMRIAWNAEEAREGFQSSKNEAKNSFGDDRIFIEKFVTEPRHIEIQVLGDKHGNTLYLGERECSIQRRNQKVIEEAPSPFLDAATRKAMGEQAVALAKAVGYHSAGTVEFIVDGKENKFYFLEMNTRLQVEHPVTELVTGLDLVEQMIRVAAGEKLSFGQEDVKLNGWAIESRLYAEDPYRNFLPSIGRLTRYRPPAEGTTAEGTVVRNDTGVFEGGEISMYYDPMIAKLCTWAPDRLTAIDAMSEALDSFEVEGIGHNLPFLSAVMNQDRFRSGKITTAYIAEEFRDGFSGVTPDAASAEKLAAIAAVINHRLQARAIQISGTIGNHTRKLGKDWVVNLAGSDHALAVTEGTGNTRVAFETGNEMVVATDWQPGQTLATVDIGGDTLAVKVDLKGPAIRLRWRGMDLTVRVRSPRVAALAKLMPEKLPPDTSKMLLCPMPGVITGVAVKEGETVEAGQALATVEAMKMENILKAERRGTVKKIVVKPGQSLAVDELIMEFEG; from the coding sequence ATGATCCAGAAAATCCTCATCGCCAACCGGGGCGAAATTGCCTGCCGGGTCATCAAGACCGCGAAGAAGCTCGGCATCAAGACGGTGGCCGTCTACTCCGATGCCGACCGCAATGCGCTGCATGTCGAGATGGCCGATGAGGCGGTGTTTATCGGCCCGGCGCCGTCGAACCAGTCCTATATCGTCATCGACAAGATCCTCGATGCGATCAGACAGACCGGCGCCGATGCGGTCCATCCCGGCTATGGCTTCCTCTCGGAAAACGCTGCCTTTGCCGAAGCGCTGGAAAAGGCGGGCGTAACCTTTATCGGCCCGCCGGTTGATGCAATCCAGGCCATGGGCGACAAGATCACCTCGAAGAAGCTGGCAGCCGAAGCCGGTGTTTCGACCGTGCCCGGCCATATGGGCCTGATCGCGGACGCCAACGAGGCGGTCAAAATCTCCGATCAGATCGGCTATCCCGTGATGATCAAGGCTTCCGCCGGCGGTGGTGGCAAGGGCATGCGCATTGCCTGGAATGCCGAAGAGGCCCGTGAAGGCTTCCAGTCGTCGAAGAACGAGGCGAAGAATTCCTTCGGTGACGACCGCATCTTCATCGAGAAATTCGTCACCGAACCGCGCCATATCGAAATCCAGGTGCTCGGCGACAAGCACGGCAACACGCTCTATCTCGGCGAACGCGAATGCTCGATCCAGCGGCGCAACCAGAAGGTCATCGAAGAGGCCCCCTCGCCCTTCCTCGATGCCGCCACCCGCAAGGCCATGGGCGAACAGGCAGTCGCCTTGGCAAAAGCCGTCGGCTATCACTCCGCCGGCACGGTCGAGTTCATCGTCGATGGCAAGGAAAACAAGTTCTACTTCCTCGAGATGAACACCCGCCTGCAGGTCGAGCATCCCGTCACCGAACTGGTGACCGGCCTTGATCTCGTCGAGCAGATGATCCGCGTCGCGGCCGGCGAGAAACTCTCATTCGGCCAGGAGGATGTGAAGCTCAATGGCTGGGCCATCGAAAGCCGGCTCTATGCCGAAGACCCCTATCGCAACTTCCTGCCCTCGATCGGTCGCCTCACCCGCTATCGCCCGCCGGCAGAGGGCACGACGGCCGAGGGCACCGTGGTTCGCAATGACACCGGCGTCTTCGAGGGCGGCGAGATCTCGATGTATTACGACCCGATGATCGCCAAGCTCTGCACCTGGGCTCCCGATCGCCTGACCGCCATCGACGCGATGTCGGAAGCGCTCGACAGCTTCGAGGTCGAAGGCATCGGCCACAATCTGCCCTTCCTCTCGGCGGTGATGAACCAGGATCGATTCCGCTCAGGCAAGATCACCACGGCCTATATCGCCGAGGAGTTCAGGGACGGGTTTAGCGGCGTGACGCCGGATGCCGCCTCAGCTGAAAAGCTCGCTGCCATCGCCGCGGTGATCAACCATCGCCTGCAGGCGCGCGCGATCCAGATCTCCGGCACGATCGGCAACCATACCCGCAAACTCGGCAAAGACTGGGTCGTCAATCTGGCCGGTAGCGACCACGCGCTGGCCGTCACCGAAGGCACCGGCAACACGCGTGTCGCATTCGAGACCGGCAACGAGATGGTGGTCGCCACCGACTGGCAGCCCGGCCAGACACTGGCAACCGTCGACATCGGCGGTGACACGCTCGCGGTGAAGGTCGACCTCAAGGGCCCCGCCATCCGGCTCCGCTGGCGCGGCATGGATTTGACCGTCCGCGTCCGCTCGCCGCGTGTCGCAGCGCTTGCCAAACTCATGCCGGAAAAACTGCCGCCGGATACGTCGAAGATGCTGCTCTGCCCGATGCCGGGCGTGATCACCGGGGTGGCCGTGAAGGAAGGCGAGACTGTCGAAGCCGGTCAGGCGCTCGCCACCGTCGAGGCTATGAAGATGGAAAACATCCTGAAGGCAGAACGCCGCGGCACGGTGAAGAAGATCGTCGTCAAGCCGGGCCAGAGTCTGGCGGTCGATGAGTTGATCATGGAGTTCGAGGGGTGA
- a CDS encoding helix-turn-helix domain-containing protein, with the protein MAIGKLFIGRKVRDIRQANGATQAQFADMVGISTSYLNQIENNQRPVSASVLLSLAEKFGIDITELSSGQNDRLLSALTEALSDPLFETYSPSLQELKLVTQNAPGFAHALIAAHQAYRRGNEQLASLDDRLGAAPSQEVTPYDEVRDFFHFVDNYIHDLDLAAEQLATELKLGEGENYAALSGHLEARHGVRVVRGEAGDEAIRRFDPVGRILTVSRYASAPTRDFQIAIQIAQLAAAPKIDQVLKQANFRSEEAVEICRMGLHNYFAGALILPYRSFLTAARDLRHDIELLAARFEASLEQVCHRLSTLQRPGLKGVPIFFARIDRAGNITKRHSAARLQFARFGAACPLWNAHQAFETPGRIIRQTAETPDGVRYLCIATQVSKGSAGFRAANPRYALALGCEISYAGAFVYADDLDLSNRGAFDPIGISCRICERVKCTSRAVPPLKRKLVVDHRVRNPMPYEIE; encoded by the coding sequence ATGGCCATCGGGAAACTCTTCATCGGCCGCAAGGTCCGCGACATCCGCCAGGCGAATGGGGCAACCCAGGCGCAGTTTGCCGATATGGTCGGCATTTCCACCAGCTATCTCAACCAGATCGAAAACAACCAGCGCCCGGTCTCGGCCTCGGTGCTTTTGTCGCTGGCGGAAAAGTTCGGCATCGATATCACCGAGCTGTCCTCAGGCCAGAACGACCGGCTGCTCTCTGCGCTGACGGAGGCGCTATCCGACCCTCTGTTCGAGACCTATTCGCCGAGCCTGCAGGAGCTGAAGCTCGTCACCCAGAATGCGCCCGGTTTTGCCCATGCGCTGATTGCCGCGCATCAGGCTTACCGGCGCGGCAACGAGCAGCTGGCAAGCCTCGACGACCGGCTGGGGGCGGCGCCCAGCCAGGAGGTGACGCCTTATGACGAGGTGCGCGACTTCTTCCACTTCGTCGACAATTACATCCACGATCTCGACCTCGCCGCCGAGCAGCTGGCGACAGAGCTGAAGCTCGGCGAGGGGGAGAATTACGCGGCTCTTTCAGGCCATCTCGAAGCGCGGCATGGCGTGCGCGTCGTGCGCGGCGAGGCGGGTGATGAGGCGATCCGCCGCTTCGATCCGGTGGGGCGGATCCTCACCGTCAGTCGCTATGCCTCGGCCCCCACCCGCGATTTCCAGATCGCCATCCAGATCGCCCAGCTGGCCGCTGCCCCGAAGATCGACCAGGTATTGAAACAGGCGAATTTCCGCAGCGAAGAGGCGGTCGAGATCTGTCGCATGGGGCTTCACAATTATTTCGCCGGCGCGTTGATCCTGCCCTATCGCAGCTTCCTCACCGCCGCTCGGGACCTTCGCCACGATATCGAACTGCTCGCCGCCCGCTTCGAGGCTTCGCTCGAACAGGTCTGCCACCGCCTCTCGACGCTGCAGCGGCCGGGGCTGAAGGGCGTGCCGATCTTCTTTGCCCGCATCGACCGGGCCGGGAATATCACCAAGCGGCATAGTGCGGCGCGCCTGCAATTCGCCCGCTTCGGGGCGGCTTGTCCGCTGTGGAACGCCCATCAGGCCTTCGAGACGCCCGGCCGGATCATCCGCCAGACGGCGGAAACGCCCGATGGCGTGCGTTATCTCTGCATCGCGACGCAGGTATCAAAAGGCTCCGCCGGCTTCCGCGCCGCCAATCCGCGCTACGCCTTGGCACTCGGCTGCGAGATCTCCTATGCCGGCGCCTTCGTCTATGCCGACGACCTCGACCTCTCCAACCGCGGCGCCTTCGACCCGATCGGCATTTCCTGCCGCATCTGCGAGCGCGTCAAATGCACCAGCCGCGCCGTGCCGCCGCTGAAAAGGAAGCTGGTGGTGGATCACCGGGTCAGGAACCCGATGCCGTATGAGATTGAGTAG